A portion of the Candidatus Binataceae bacterium genome contains these proteins:
- a CDS encoding ABC transporter ATP-binding protein, with protein MSTPALLRMVVRRMRPHLGRLAFAILGVVLAAGLEVLKPWPLKIVIDNVLRGAPLAGAWVPARALDLAPTALLAWACLGLVALYLMLGLVSVFNNYVSISIGQRMVNELRAEMFDHLQRLSLSFHRRRGIGDLMVRIAYDAFSVQQIAMNGLFPLLSSTVMLVAMFCVMVRIDTELTLAALLVVPLLAILIAAASRPIERLAALARVKESRLYTVAHRSLAAIHVVQAFTREAESYREFVESSSDSLGETLRLYTLQTMYAGAVNVLIAIGTAAVIYIGARHVLDGRLTIGDLIVFATYLASLYAPINQMFQTYGLVQAAAAGLRRCLELLEIEPEIKDHPGARALGRAGGDVEFANVVFAYQAGHPVLKGVSFRARRGETVAIVGPSGAGKTTMASLLVRFYEPQAGEVRIDGHDAANFTLESLRRNVAMVLQPPLVLYDTMRANIALGRPGASAHEIERAASLARLDPVIARLPNGLDEVVGPGGHSLSEGEAQRVTIARALLRDAPILVMDEPTSALDAETEALVLAAVREAMRGRTTLVIAHRLSTIQNADRILVLRDGQIAEQGTFGELLSQGGFFSYLYNLQSWGREAAG; from the coding sequence ATGAGCACACCGGCTCTGCTGCGCATGGTCGTGCGCCGGATGCGGCCGCATCTGGGGCGGCTTGCCTTCGCGATCCTCGGCGTAGTGCTGGCGGCAGGGCTGGAGGTGCTCAAGCCCTGGCCGCTCAAGATCGTGATCGACAACGTGCTGCGCGGCGCTCCGCTTGCCGGCGCGTGGGTTCCGGCGCGCGCGCTCGACCTGGCGCCGACGGCGCTGCTCGCATGGGCATGCCTCGGGCTGGTTGCGCTCTACCTGATGCTCGGCCTGGTCAGCGTCTTCAACAATTACGTTTCCATTTCGATCGGTCAGCGGATGGTCAACGAGTTGCGTGCCGAGATGTTCGACCATCTGCAGCGACTCTCGCTCTCGTTCCATCGTCGGCGCGGGATCGGCGACCTGATGGTGCGCATCGCGTACGACGCCTTCTCGGTCCAGCAGATCGCCATGAACGGCCTGTTCCCGCTGCTGTCGTCGACCGTGATGTTGGTTGCGATGTTCTGTGTGATGGTCCGGATCGACACCGAGCTTACGCTGGCCGCTCTGCTGGTGGTGCCGCTGCTGGCGATCCTGATCGCGGCCGCGAGCCGCCCGATCGAGCGGCTCGCAGCCCTCGCGCGCGTCAAGGAAAGCCGCCTTTATACCGTCGCTCACCGCTCGCTCGCCGCGATCCATGTCGTGCAGGCGTTCACCCGCGAGGCCGAGTCGTACCGCGAGTTCGTCGAATCGAGCAGCGACAGCCTCGGCGAGACGCTGCGCCTGTACACCTTGCAGACGATGTACGCGGGCGCGGTCAACGTGCTGATCGCAATCGGCACCGCCGCGGTGATCTACATCGGTGCGCGGCACGTACTCGATGGGAGGCTCACGATCGGCGACCTGATCGTGTTCGCCACTTATCTCGCCTCGCTCTATGCGCCGATCAACCAGATGTTCCAGACCTACGGGCTGGTGCAGGCTGCGGCCGCGGGCCTGCGCCGATGCCTGGAGCTGCTGGAAATCGAGCCCGAGATAAAAGACCACCCCGGCGCGCGCGCGCTCGGCCGCGCCGGAGGCGACGTCGAATTCGCCAATGTCGTGTTCGCCTACCAGGCCGGCCATCCGGTGCTCAAGGGCGTGAGCTTTCGCGCGCGGCGCGGCGAGACGGTTGCGATCGTCGGGCCGAGCGGCGCAGGGAAGACCACGATGGCGAGCCTGCTGGTGCGCTTTTACGAGCCGCAGGCGGGCGAGGTGCGAATCGACGGGCACGACGCGGCGAATTTCACGCTGGAGTCGCTGCGGCGCAATGTCGCGATGGTGTTGCAGCCGCCGCTGGTGCTGTACGACACGATGCGCGCGAATATCGCACTCGGCCGCCCGGGCGCGAGCGCCCATGAAATAGAGCGCGCCGCTTCGCTGGCGCGTCTCGATCCCGTTATCGCGCGGCTGCCCAACGGGCTCGACGAAGTCGTCGGCCCAGGTGGCCACAGCCTGTCCGAAGGCGAGGCACAGCGCGTGACGATTGCGCGCGCGCTGCTGCGCGACGCTCCGATCCTCGTGATGGACGAGCCGACCAGCGCGCTCGACGCCGAGACCGAGGCGCTGGTGCTGGCGGCGGTGCGCGAGGCGATGCGCGGGCGCACGACCCTTGTCATCGCCCATCGCCTCTCGACCATCCAAAACGCCGACCGCATCCTGGTCCTGCGCGACGGTCAAATTGCCGAGCAGGGAACCTTCGGCGAGCTGCTTTCGCAAGGCGGCTTCTTCAGCTACCTCTACAACCTTCAGTCGTGGGGACGCGAAGCCGCAGGCTGA
- a CDS encoding methyltransferase: MNEQAAAETLDAILGGALRLYQPRRGYRFSVEAVLLGRFAAARAGERVLDLGAGCGVVALTLARLGAPREVVALEFQPALGAMIERNAALNGLSRVRAVCADLRSRHALGAAPGSFDLVVANPPFRARQSGRESPEPGRRAARAESAATLADFVAAAARWTRHGGRVAMVFAAARSAELVSALRAARLEPKRIRFVHPAADARASTVLVEARKGGGVEVAVEPPLVMYRAPGVFSVEARALLGRP, translated from the coding sequence ATGAACGAACAGGCCGCCGCTGAAACGCTGGACGCGATCCTAGGCGGCGCGCTGCGCCTTTACCAGCCGCGGCGCGGCTACCGCTTCTCGGTCGAGGCGGTGCTGCTCGGGCGCTTCGCGGCGGCCCGCGCGGGCGAGCGCGTGCTCGACTTGGGCGCCGGATGCGGCGTCGTTGCACTGACGCTCGCGCGGCTGGGCGCGCCGCGCGAAGTCGTCGCGCTTGAGTTTCAGCCCGCGCTTGGGGCGATGATCGAGCGCAACGCGGCGCTCAACGGGCTTTCGCGCGTGCGCGCCGTATGCGCCGATTTGCGCAGCCGGCACGCGCTCGGCGCTGCGCCTGGCAGCTTCGACCTGGTCGTCGCCAATCCGCCCTTTCGCGCCCGCCAGAGCGGGCGCGAAAGCCCCGAGCCGGGCCGGCGCGCGGCACGCGCCGAGAGCGCCGCGACGCTGGCCGACTTTGTCGCCGCCGCCGCGCGCTGGACGCGCCACGGCGGGCGCGTCGCGATGGTGTTTGCGGCGGCGCGCAGCGCCGAGCTCGTCTCGGCACTGCGCGCCGCACGCCTTGAGCCCAAGCGTATCCGCTTCGTCCACCCGGCTGCCGACGCGCGCGCCTCGACCGTGCTGGTCGAGGCGCGCAAGGGCGGCGGCGTCGAAGTCGCAGTCGAGCCGCCGTTGGTGATGTACCGCGCGCCCGGCGTGTTCAGCGTCGAGGCGCGCGCGCTGCTGGGGCGGCCATAG
- a CDS encoding glycosyltransferase: MDRLVARGKFLFEGERKFYARGVSYGPFHPNSRGERYPEPERAAADFAMMRELGANVVRTYVPPPPWMFELAAKHELRLMVGMPWPFHMAFLDSRRMAADIRKTIRDSVGEMRRFADVILAFSIGNEIRSDIVRWHGARAVSRFLAELYDIGKSLAPDSLFTYSNYPSAEYLDLNFLDLICFNVYLHREADFRRYLTHLMATTGERPLVLSETGMDTIREGEAHQAELLGWQARAAFELGLSGFVVFAFTDEWHTGGAEITDWAFGLVTRERTKKRAFDAVNAVFRGALPPPLGAYPKVSVVVPAYNAAATLGACLDSLARLNYPDYETIVADDGSTDATREIAEHAGVRTLCLEHRGLGAARNAALAAATGRYIAFIDADARADRDWLYHLVETITRREAAAAGGPNFPPPPASALAAALCVAPGQPREVRAGDDTLAQLCGCNMIIDREAAAALGGFDPMFTAAGDDVDFSWRLCERKSAIACAPGAVVIHQRRPTMRAYLQQQRGYGHGEELLFRKYPTRARPGGVYGGDSWLGSLLGGARIYYGAFGRGLFQTIYPGADGSPLLQIPLTPLWLGISILLILLGRIATAPWSWLGFAGLAAALASAIVPAARQRFGPARDRQLARIWLGLANFAGPLVRAWARRRRWPYGLAQQGDRVAQWLHTRGRIVLRAQGGALKPGDAAADALRAALVRRGFAAAKSDGYEPYDLMVVLPEPLRLRLNLLAQDDGRVALSWRVSVNAPAIALWLGGWALVLALGGFDAAMVVAIVLASTLGVALIELARIRWLPANLTAAAAEALAALGARAEVEGEEAA, from the coding sequence ATGGATCGCCTCGTTGCTCGCGGCAAATTCCTGTTCGAGGGTGAGCGCAAGTTCTACGCGCGCGGCGTCTCTTACGGTCCGTTTCACCCCAACTCGCGCGGCGAGCGGTATCCCGAGCCCGAGCGTGCGGCCGCGGATTTCGCCATGATGCGCGAGCTGGGCGCCAACGTCGTGCGCACCTACGTACCGCCGCCGCCGTGGATGTTCGAGCTGGCGGCGAAACACGAACTGCGGCTGATGGTCGGGATGCCGTGGCCGTTCCACATGGCGTTTCTGGATTCGCGCCGGATGGCCGCCGATATCCGCAAGACCATCCGCGACTCGGTCGGCGAGATGCGCCGCTTCGCCGACGTGATCCTCGCCTTCAGCATCGGCAACGAGATCCGCTCGGACATCGTGCGCTGGCACGGCGCGCGAGCAGTCAGTCGCTTCCTCGCCGAGCTTTACGATATCGGCAAAAGCCTCGCGCCTGACTCGCTATTTACGTATTCCAATTACCCTTCGGCCGAGTATCTTGATCTGAATTTTCTCGACCTCATCTGCTTCAACGTCTATCTCCATCGCGAGGCCGACTTCCGCCGCTACCTGACCCATCTGATGGCGACGACGGGGGAACGCCCGCTGGTCCTGAGCGAAACCGGCATGGACACGATCCGCGAGGGCGAGGCGCATCAAGCCGAGCTGCTCGGATGGCAGGCGCGCGCGGCGTTCGAGCTGGGGCTCTCGGGCTTCGTCGTCTTCGCTTTCACCGACGAATGGCATACCGGCGGCGCCGAGATCACCGACTGGGCATTCGGCCTCGTGACTCGCGAACGCACCAAAAAACGCGCGTTCGACGCGGTGAACGCGGTCTTCCGCGGTGCGCTGCCGCCGCCGCTTGGCGCATATCCGAAGGTGTCGGTCGTGGTGCCCGCCTACAATGCCGCGGCAACCCTGGGCGCGTGCCTCGACTCCCTCGCCCGGCTCAATTATCCCGACTACGAAACGATCGTTGCCGACGATGGCTCGACCGACGCAACGCGCGAGATCGCCGAGCACGCCGGCGTGCGCACGCTGTGCCTGGAGCATCGCGGACTCGGTGCCGCGCGCAACGCCGCTCTGGCGGCCGCCACGGGCCGCTACATCGCATTCATCGACGCCGACGCCCGCGCCGACCGAGATTGGCTCTACCATCTGGTCGAAACCATCACGCGGCGCGAGGCCGCAGCGGCGGGCGGCCCGAACTTTCCCCCACCGCCCGCCTCCGCGCTGGCGGCCGCGCTTTGCGTGGCGCCCGGCCAGCCGCGCGAAGTGCGCGCCGGCGACGATACGCTCGCGCAGCTCTGCGGATGCAACATGATTATCGACCGCGAAGCCGCCGCGGCGCTCGGAGGCTTCGACCCGATGTTCACCGCGGCGGGCGACGACGTCGATTTCTCCTGGCGGCTTTGCGAGCGGAAGTCGGCGATCGCATGCGCGCCCGGCGCGGTTGTAATTCATCAACGCCGCCCGACGATGCGCGCGTATCTTCAGCAGCAGCGCGGCTATGGCCATGGTGAAGAGCTGCTGTTTCGCAAATATCCGACGCGCGCCCGCCCTGGGGGCGTTTACGGCGGCGATTCCTGGCTCGGCTCGCTGCTCGGTGGCGCGCGCATCTATTACGGCGCCTTCGGTCGCGGGTTGTTTCAGACTATCTATCCGGGGGCGGACGGCTCACCGCTGCTGCAAATTCCGCTAACGCCGCTATGGCTCGGGATTTCGATTCTGCTGATCCTGCTCGGACGAATCGCGACGGCCCCGTGGTCGTGGCTCGGATTCGCCGGGCTCGCCGCCGCGCTCGCAAGCGCGATCGTTCCCGCCGCCCGACAGCGCTTTGGACCGGCGCGCGACCGCCAGCTTGCACGCATTTGGCTCGGCCTTGCGAATTTCGCCGGACCCCTGGTGAGAGCGTGGGCGCGCAGGCGGCGATGGCCGTACGGACTGGCGCAACAGGGCGACCGCGTCGCGCAGTGGCTGCACACCCGGGGGCGAATCGTCCTCAGAGCCCAGGGCGGCGCGCTCAAACCGGGCGACGCCGCGGCGGACGCGCTGCGCGCGGCGCTCGTGCGGCGGGGTTTTGCCGCGGCGAAGAGCGACGGTTACGAGCCGTACGATCTGATGGTCGTCCTGCCGGAGCCGCTGCGCTTGCGACTGAATCTGCTGGCGCAGGACGACGGCCGTGTCGCGCTTTCGTGGCGGGTGTCGGTCAACGCGCCGGCCATAGCGCTGTGGCTCGGCGGATGGGCGCTGGTGCTGGCGCTCGGCGGCTTCGACGCCGCGATGGTCGTCGCGATCGTTCTGGCTTCGACGCTGGGCGTCGCGCTTATCGAGCTGGCGCGCATCCGATGGCTGCCCGCCAATCTGACGGCCGCCGCGGCGGAGGCGCTCGCCGCGCTCGGCGCGCGCGCCGAAGTGGAAGGAGAAGAGGCCGCCTGA
- a CDS encoding LemA family protein produces MSGSTVVLIVVLLIVGWAVVAYNGLVSLRNQVQNAWRQIDVQLRRRHDLIPNLVEAVKGYMQFERDTLTQVVEARARAVAATDQASRIAAENQITAGLGRLLAVMENYPQLKSDQNVLKLQEEVTTTENQIAFSRQAYNDSVMQFNTRIESFPSNLIASNFGFKQADYFQGAPEDQAVPKVDLSMRAPGAPRA; encoded by the coding sequence ATGAGCGGCTCAACGGTCGTGCTGATTGTCGTGCTTCTGATCGTCGGCTGGGCAGTGGTCGCTTACAACGGCCTGGTCAGCCTGCGCAACCAGGTGCAGAACGCCTGGCGCCAGATCGACGTCCAGCTGCGCCGGCGCCACGACCTCATCCCCAACCTGGTCGAGGCGGTCAAGGGCTACATGCAGTTCGAGCGCGACACTCTGACCCAGGTGGTCGAGGCGCGCGCGCGCGCGGTCGCCGCCACCGACCAGGCCTCGCGCATCGCGGCCGAAAACCAGATCACCGCAGGATTAGGTCGGCTGCTCGCGGTGATGGAAAACTACCCGCAGCTCAAGTCGGATCAGAACGTGCTCAAGCTCCAGGAGGAGGTGACCACGACCGAGAACCAGATCGCGTTCTCGCGCCAGGCGTACAATGACTCAGTGATGCAGTTCAACACGCGCATCGAGAGTTTCCCCTCCAACCTGATCGCCAGCAACTTCGGCTTCAAGCAGGCCGACTACTTTCAGGGCGCACCCGAGGACCAGGCGGTGCCGAAGGTCGATCTGTCGATGCGCGCGCCGGGCGCGCCGCGCGCCTGA
- the coaE gene encoding dephospho-CoA kinase (Dephospho-CoA kinase (CoaE) performs the final step in coenzyme A biosynthesis.), with translation MKQLTIGLTGGIGSGKSTAAKILAELGAPIIDADKVGHAIYAPGGPAYQDLIDAFGAEILAPDRTIDRRKLGPIVFGDPAALKRLNSIVHPKMFARMREMVAAMRRAGETRPIVIEAAILIEANWQPLFDEIWLVVASREHVIERVERDRGMKPEQTEARIRAQLSDDERRKHATIVIANDGTLDDLRATVTRLWREALARAA, from the coding sequence GTGAAGCAATTGACGATCGGGTTGACCGGCGGGATCGGCTCGGGCAAGAGCACGGCCGCGAAGATACTGGCCGAGCTGGGTGCGCCGATTATCGATGCGGACAAGGTCGGCCATGCGATCTACGCGCCCGGCGGCCCCGCCTACCAGGACCTGATCGACGCCTTCGGCGCGGAGATCCTCGCTCCCGACCGCACCATCGACCGGCGCAAGCTCGGGCCGATCGTGTTTGGCGATCCCGCGGCGCTCAAGCGGCTCAACTCGATCGTGCATCCGAAAATGTTCGCGCGGATGCGCGAGATGGTGGCCGCGATGCGGCGCGCGGGCGAGACGCGCCCGATCGTGATTGAGGCGGCCATTCTGATCGAGGCGAACTGGCAGCCCCTGTTCGACGAGATCTGGCTGGTCGTCGCCTCGCGCGAGCATGTTATCGAGCGGGTCGAGCGCGACCGCGGGATGAAGCCTGAGCAGACCGAGGCGCGCATCCGCGCCCAGCTTTCCGACGACGAGCGGCGCAAGCACGCGACGATCGTGATCGCCAACGACGGCACGCTCGACGACCTGCGCGCAACCGTCACGCGCTTGTGGCGCGAGGCGCTCGCGCGCGCCGCCTGA
- a CDS encoding alpha/beta hydrolase: protein MDIRTDEPRSFFVDANGIRLHALDWGGTGAPIIILHATGFIGRLYRPIALALREAGHVYSYDQRGHGDSSRPADGDYSWERTVDDLRAFIAALGLEGARGLGHSAGATAVGALAGERPDLVSRAVLVEPVVFDEVPIEGESERQNELYTRTIKRKRWFESVDAMFRNFGNKPPYDTWRRDMLREYCEHATWPAPNGGVELKCPPEVEAEYYARSRQYVGLPLILSSRAPLLVMFGANSDSVGNAISEKISTQLRHGRVVTIAGTGHFLPMERPEEVARMAREFFAEA, encoded by the coding sequence ATGGACATCCGAACCGACGAACCGCGAAGCTTTTTCGTTGACGCGAACGGAATCCGCCTGCACGCGCTGGACTGGGGCGGCACCGGCGCGCCGATCATCATCCTGCACGCGACCGGCTTTATCGGGCGGCTGTACCGGCCGATCGCGCTCGCGCTGCGCGAGGCGGGCCACGTTTACAGCTACGACCAGCGCGGCCACGGCGACAGCTCGCGTCCGGCCGACGGTGACTACAGCTGGGAGCGCACGGTCGATGACCTGCGCGCATTCATCGCGGCGCTTGGGCTCGAAGGCGCGCGCGGGTTGGGCCATTCGGCAGGCGCGACTGCGGTCGGCGCACTCGCCGGCGAGCGACCGGACCTGGTCTCGCGCGCCGTGTTGGTCGAGCCGGTGGTCTTCGATGAAGTGCCGATCGAAGGGGAGAGCGAGCGTCAGAACGAACTTTATACGCGGACGATTAAACGCAAGCGATGGTTCGAGAGTGTCGATGCGATGTTCCGCAATTTCGGAAACAAACCGCCCTACGACACCTGGCGGCGCGACATGCTGCGCGAGTACTGCGAGCATGCGACGTGGCCGGCGCCGAACGGCGGCGTGGAACTCAAATGCCCACCGGAGGTCGAGGCCGAGTATTACGCGCGCTCGCGCCAGTACGTCGGTTTGCCGCTCATCCTGAGCAGTCGCGCGCCGCTGCTGGTGATGTTCGGCGCGAACAGCGATTCGGTCGGCAACGCGATCTCAGAGAAGATCTCTACACAGCTCAGGCACGGGCGCGTGGTGACGATTGCCGGCACCGGACACTTCCTGCCGATGGAGCGGCCGGAGGAGGTCGCGCGGATGGCGCGCGAGTTCTTCGCCGAGGCGTAG
- a CDS encoding CHAD domain-containing protein, producing the protein MATTTVVTPLRSRTRPRRSAAVSARAQLEWLLRDRLRKFMALLPAVLAEDGADPVHDLRVWSRRLQQVIVALSPAPMPEAARAMVREVRRARRALGVWRDCDVLLELLERKLRRLRNPAERRAWERVRSFALKRREREIRRARRKLAKRKLFTLAQSARRLTEQAWPGAADGAPDVTAMLAAAVSEGYARWRAALARARQTLAASDVHAFRIETKRLRYRIELMRDLGDAEAEPALAGLRALQDALGRWHDHRELAQLAAEALADPAFLLEQPRVAGTVLRKLARDHAAQAQRIHRLLEATHAGLDASALNQWIVRRCAAPAAAGGVPAD; encoded by the coding sequence TTGGCAACCACCACCGTCGTGACGCCGCTGCGCAGCCGGACCCGCCCGCGGCGGTCGGCAGCCGTTTCGGCGCGCGCGCAGCTGGAATGGCTGCTGCGCGATCGGTTGCGCAAGTTCATGGCGCTGCTGCCGGCGGTCCTCGCCGAAGACGGCGCCGACCCGGTTCATGACCTGCGCGTATGGAGCCGGCGGCTGCAGCAGGTCATCGTCGCGCTGTCGCCCGCGCCGATGCCCGAGGCGGCGCGCGCGATGGTGCGCGAGGTCAGGCGGGCGCGCCGCGCGCTCGGCGTATGGCGCGACTGCGACGTGCTGCTCGAGCTGCTCGAGCGCAAGCTGCGCCGCCTGCGCAACCCGGCCGAGCGGCGCGCGTGGGAAAGGGTCCGCAGCTTTGCGCTCAAGCGGCGCGAGCGCGAGATACGCCGCGCGCGGCGCAAGCTCGCCAAGCGCAAGCTCTTCACACTCGCCCAGAGCGCGCGGCGGCTGACGGAGCAGGCGTGGCCCGGCGCCGCCGACGGCGCGCCTGACGTGACCGCGATGCTGGCCGCGGCGGTGAGCGAGGGCTACGCGCGATGGCGCGCCGCGCTCGCCCGCGCGCGCCAGACGCTCGCCGCCTCGGATGTCCACGCCTTCCGCATCGAAACCAAACGCCTGCGCTATCGAATCGAACTGATGCGCGATCTCGGCGACGCGGAGGCCGAGCCGGCGCTCGCCGGCCTGCGCGCGCTCCAGGACGCGCTCGGCCGGTGGCACGATCACCGCGAGCTGGCGCAGCTGGCGGCCGAGGCGCTCGCCGACCCGGCCTTTCTGCTCGAACAGCCGCGCGTGGCCGGCACCGTGCTGCGCAAGCTGGCGCGCGACCACGCGGCGCAGGCGCAGCGTATCCATCGTCTGCTCGAAGCGACGCACGCGGGGCTCGACGCGTCGGCGCTCAATCAGTGGATAGTACGCCGCTGCGCCGCGCCCGCCGCCGCCGGCGGCGTTCCTGCGGATTAA
- a CDS encoding 2-dehydropantoate 2-reductase yields MKILVMGAGAVGLFYGARLQQAGEDVFYCARGENLRVLRERGLEVQSPDGNFHLALRATDNPREFAPYELILFCVKSYDTLNAGRQIVGCLAGGGAVMTIQNGVENEAALCTILPPESVMGGNARVGAELLAPGRLLHTALGIIEFGELDGRETPRALRIAEAFRRARILGRLTNDLKTVRWNKLMGNNSTNTISALARCTLGVMFADPDGAALARRLMEETAMVGRAEGAKISDEDVDKLYNLARGFSNAGEIKTSTLQDLERGKRLEYDAISGAVVRAARRHGLSVPATETVHTLLKLLDGKRD; encoded by the coding sequence ATGAAGATCCTCGTGATGGGAGCCGGCGCGGTAGGGCTGTTTTACGGCGCGCGCCTCCAGCAGGCCGGCGAAGACGTCTTTTATTGTGCGCGGGGCGAGAACCTGCGCGTGCTGCGCGAGCGCGGGCTCGAGGTGCAGAGCCCCGACGGCAACTTTCATCTCGCGCTCCGCGCGACCGACAACCCGCGCGAATTCGCCCCCTACGAACTGATCCTGTTCTGCGTCAAATCGTACGACACGCTGAACGCCGGCCGGCAAATCGTCGGATGCCTCGCCGGGGGCGGCGCGGTGATGACGATCCAGAACGGGGTCGAAAACGAGGCCGCGCTATGCACGATTCTGCCGCCGGAGTCGGTAATGGGCGGCAACGCACGGGTCGGCGCGGAGCTGCTCGCGCCCGGCCGCCTGCTCCATACCGCGCTCGGCATCATCGAGTTCGGCGAGCTCGACGGACGCGAGACCCCGCGCGCCCTGCGCATCGCCGAGGCCTTCCGGCGCGCGCGCATCCTTGGCCGCCTGACCAACGATCTGAAGACAGTGCGCTGGAACAAGCTGATGGGTAACAACAGCACGAACACGATAAGTGCGCTCGCGCGCTGCACGCTGGGCGTGATGTTCGCCGACCCTGACGGCGCCGCGCTCGCCCGCCGGCTGATGGAAGAGACCGCGATGGTGGGACGAGCGGAGGGCGCGAAGATCAGCGACGAGGACGTGGACAAGCTGTACAACCTCGCGCGCGGCTTCTCCAATGCGGGCGAGATCAAGACCTCGACGCTCCAGGACCTCGAACGCGGCAAGCGCCTGGAGTACGACGCGATAAGCGGCGCGGTCGTGCGCGCGGCGCGCCGCCACGGGCTGAGCGTGCCCGCCACCGAGACCGTTCACACACTGCTCAAGCTGCTCGACGGGAAGCGCGACTAG
- a CDS encoding M48 family metallopeptidase: protein MAAARADFWEMERRNRRQTALLVAVFVALFAALGCGLDFEFGNLAIVDGALVGFPLLTMIALVFASFQSLLSYYGGASLVLASVQARELTPDTPRHQMVLDVVREMALAARMPVPKAYLMDDPSPNAFATGRDPEHSVICVTQGLLDTMDREQLQGVIGHEMAHVRDYDIRTMMMIAVLVAGVAMLADFMYRSMWYTGGIGGGRRRGGDDREDGGGNAGAIIALVVFILGVLAPIFAQLLAMAVSREREYLADAASVEFTRNPRALLRALERIAETESPLRRASRGTAHMFIVNPLEGAREDDEGFFANLFSTHPPLSRRIARLRAMAGEMPVDASAPVAEGAGASRA, encoded by the coding sequence ATGGCGGCCGCGCGCGCCGACTTCTGGGAGATGGAGCGGCGCAATCGCCGCCAGACCGCGCTGCTGGTCGCGGTCTTCGTCGCGCTGTTCGCCGCGCTCGGATGCGGTCTGGATTTCGAGTTCGGCAACCTCGCGATCGTCGACGGCGCGCTCGTCGGCTTTCCGCTGCTGACGATGATCGCGCTCGTCTTCGCGAGCTTCCAGTCGCTGCTCTCATATTACGGCGGCGCTTCGTTGGTGCTCGCTTCGGTGCAGGCGCGCGAGCTCACGCCCGACACGCCGCGGCATCAGATGGTGCTCGATGTGGTGCGCGAGATGGCGCTGGCGGCACGGATGCCGGTGCCGAAGGCATACCTGATGGACGATCCGTCGCCCAACGCGTTCGCGACCGGGCGCGACCCCGAGCACTCGGTCATCTGCGTGACCCAGGGGCTGCTCGACACGATGGACCGCGAGCAGTTGCAGGGGGTGATCGGTCACGAAATGGCGCACGTGCGCGACTACGACATCCGCACGATGATGATGATCGCGGTGCTGGTGGCGGGCGTGGCGATGCTGGCCGACTTCATGTACCGCTCGATGTGGTATACGGGCGGGATCGGCGGCGGGCGGCGGCGCGGCGGCGATGACCGCGAGGATGGCGGCGGCAACGCCGGCGCGATTATCGCGCTGGTCGTCTTCATCCTCGGCGTGCTCGCGCCGATCTTCGCGCAGCTGCTCGCGATGGCGGTGTCGCGCGAACGCGAGTATCTTGCCGACGCCGCTTCGGTCGAGTTCACGCGCAATCCGCGCGCGCTCCTGCGCGCGCTCGAGCGGATTGCCGAGACCGAGTCACCGCTGCGCCGCGCCTCGCGCGGCACCGCGCACATGTTCATCGTCAATCCGCTGGAGGGCGCGCGTGAGGACGACGAGGGCTTCTTTGCCAACCTGTTCTCGACCCATCCGCCGCTCAGCCGCCGGATCGCGCGGCTGCGCGCGATGGCGGGCGAGATGCCCGTGGACGCTTCGGCGCCCGTTGCCGAGGGCGCGGGTGCCTCGCGAGCGTAG
- a CDS encoding Hsp20/alpha crystallin family protein has product MLGDGYANGWLYDRLNRFFNDVPWVPETERRPATDVIEDGEGYHFYFEMPGIKADSVEVRVEDGRLVIEAERKRPEWPKDAQVHVAERTWGKLTRAFVLPEDASHDAIKATYRDGVLEVTVAKKPEAKPTKIKVNVEN; this is encoded by the coding sequence ATGCTCGGAGACGGATACGCGAACGGATGGCTCTACGACAGGCTCAACCGCTTCTTCAACGACGTGCCGTGGGTTCCGGAGACGGAACGGCGCCCGGCGACCGACGTGATCGAGGACGGCGAGGGATACCATTTCTACTTCGAGATGCCCGGCATCAAGGCCGACTCGGTCGAGGTTCGGGTCGAGGATGGTCGGCTGGTGATCGAAGCCGAGCGTAAGCGACCAGAGTGGCCGAAGGACGCGCAGGTGCACGTCGCCGAGCGCACCTGGGGCAAGCTCACGCGGGCTTTTGTGCTGCCCGAGGATGCCAGCCATGACGCGATCAAGGCGACCTATCGCGACGGTGTGCTCGAAGTGACGGTGGCCAAGAAGCCCGAGGCCAAGCCGACGAAGATCAAGGTCAACGTCGAGAACTGA